One window of Nicotiana tomentosiformis chromosome 11, ASM39032v3, whole genome shotgun sequence genomic DNA carries:
- the LOC117278370 gene encoding uncharacterized protein, producing the protein MRTSRREHISGYRIHVMLLGKLLAKWNTPEWKKKSEHAKLNRASTKGGSLHTEGSIRFAAHRLRMEKERGADVNYAEIFAETHKKKKKDDTTEGWIEPRASETFDKYHIDLDAWRQTQSEGTQPAPEDMNAIWIQAAGGVNKGRVYGIRVYLSSNRPPTTLFSGASVSQEDMEAMRQNVDQMSHEFQATQALIQKLLKKKSKKGAAMEYSESEEEIDSE; encoded by the exons ATGAGAACTTCAAGAAGAGAGCACATAAGCGGATATCGAATTCACGTCATGTTGCTAGGAAAG CTTTTGGCGAAGTGGAACACCCCTGAGTGGAAGAAGAAGAGTGAACATGCAAAGTTAAACAGAGCTTCTACTAAGGGTGGATCATTGCATACTGAAGGTTCTATTAGATTTGCAGCCCATCGTTTAAGAATG GAAAAGGAACGTGGGGCGGATGTGAATTATGCTGAGATATTTGCGGAGACccacaagaagaagaaaaaggacgACACAACAGAAGGATGGATCGAACCGCGTGCTTCAGAGACATTT GACAAGTATCATATTGATCTTGATGCATGGCGACAAACTCAGTCTGAAGGAACTCAGCCGGCCCCCGAGGATATGAATGCAATTTGGATACAGGCGGCTGGTGGCGTGAATAAAG gtcGAGTCTATGGGATTAGAGTATATCTATCCTCCAATCGTCCACCAACAACATTATTCAGTGGGGCATCAGTTTCCCAAGAAGACATGGAAGCTATGCGTCAAAACGTGGATCAAATGTCGCATGAATTTCAAGCAACTCAGGCTTTGATCCAAAAATTGTTaaaaaagaaaagcaagaaaGGAGCTGCAATGGAGTACTCTGAGTCTGAGGAGGAGATTGATTCTGAATAG